Genomic window (Candidatus Peregrinibacteria bacterium):
GATTCTGGAGTTCGAAATCTGATGACTCCTTTTTCACCTTTTTTCACTCGCATTTCCTGTTCCTCTTTTGAAATTTTCGCACATTTTCCCGAATACCTCGGTGGAAGTTTTACGCCTTCGAGCCTCAGCCTCTCCGTTTCAAGTTCTTCTTTTGTGCAAAAGCAGTAATACGCTTTCTCTTCGTTCAAAAGCTGTTCGAGATATTTTCGGTAGATCGGAATTCGCTTACTCTGATAGTGAACTTCACCATCCCAAGTAATCCCCATGTTTTTAAGCCCAGAAAGAATGTTCTCCTCAGATTCTTTTGTTGATCGTTCTCGATCCGTGTCCTCCAGTCTCATTACTATTTTCCCATTGTGCTGTTTGGCAAATACATAATTGTAGAGCATTACACGGACGGTTCCAACATGCAGCGGACCAGTGGGAGAAGGCGGATATCTGACGATTACTTCAGTCATATTTTTGATGAAGAATGAGATCCCGGGTCAAGCCCGGGATGACAAAAGGAGAGAGAAGGCAAAGTGAGGTTTTATTCTCCGTATTTTACAATCTTCACCGTCATGGGAATATCTTGAGCGGGCTTATCACCAGGACCTTTTTCCACTTTTGCAATACTGTCGATGACATCAAGACCATCAAAAACTTGTCCAAAAACGGAGTGGCAAGAAACGCCTTGAGTAGAACAACTTTTTAACTTTCCGCTCTGATCGTAGCCATTCAAGTTGACGTTCTCTACTTGATTTATGAAGAATTGAGAGCCATTCGTATTCGCTCCGGCATTCGCCATTGCGAGTGCTCCACGGACATTCTTTAAATCCTTATTCAGTTCATCGTCAAATTTTCCGCCCCAAATGCTTTCTCCTCCCGCACCAGTTCCAGTTGGATCTCCTCCCTGGATCATGAAGCCATCAATGATACGATGGAAAATAATACCATCGTAATATCCGTTTTTTGCGTGCGTAACAAAATTT
Coding sequences:
- a CDS encoding peptidylprolyl isomerase, which gives rise to MKKLFLLIPSVMLILAACTGPNNASTPTPPKNEKAFNQKDLPAKGEEIAVISTEFGDMKVRFFPEKAPKTVENFVTHAKNGYYDGIIFHRIIDGFMIQGGDPTGTGAGGESIWGGKFDDELNKDLKNVRGALAMANAGANTNGSQFFINQVENVNLNGYDQSGKLKSCSTQGVSCHSVFGQVFDGLDVIDSIAKVEKGPGDKPAQDIPMTVKIVKYGE